From Rhodococcus sp. B7740:
GTAGCGCTGGCCATCAGGCGCCGCTCACCGCGACTGTCGTTGGCACTGGCCTGGGTGCTGGCCGTCGTGCAGATGGTCGGCGGGGTGCTCCCCCTCTCCGCGGACACCGCAATCTTCGCGATTCTGTACTGCTCGGCCGCGTACGGCGACAGCGTCGTTCGACGCTTCGGGCTCGCGTCGGCCGTCGGCGGCGGAGTGATCGCCGCGCTGTACCTGGCGTACGTGGACGGCAATCCCTTCGGCCCGCCCACGGAGGAGGGCTACCAGGAACCCCGAATCGCGCAGTTCGCCCTGCTCCTCGCCGGCCTGTGGGCCATGCTCGGATTGTCCTGGGCACTGGGCCGTCTCGCCTACGCCCGGCGCACCGCCATCGAATCCGCACACGTACGCGAGCTCGCCGAGGTACATCAGGCCCGCGCCGAACACGAAGTGGCAATCGAGCAGGAGCGCAACAGAATTGCTCGCGACATGCACGACATCGTGGCGCATTCGCTCGCCGTGGTGATCGCGCAGGCCGACGGTGCACGCTACGTACGCGCCATCGATCCCGCAGCCGTCGACACCGCGCTGACGACCATCTCCGACACTGCGCGCGATGCACTGACCGACGTTCGGGTGTTGCTCGGACAGCTTCGGCACAGTCAGGGCGATCTACCGAACCCGACACCCGACGATCTCGAGCGTCTCTTCGACCAGGTGCGCGCGACCGGACTGACCATCGACTCCTCGATCGACACCACGTCGGTGTCGTTGGGTGCCGGTGCGCACCTCGCGCTCTATCGCATCGCGCAGGAATCGCTGACCAATGCCCTACGTCACGGTGATCCCGACAAGCCCGTCAGCGTCACGATCGAATCCGACTCGGCGGGCATCGAATTGACGGTGCGCAACACCGTGCGTTCGGTGCGTTCGGCATCGGAATCGGGCGGGCACGGAATCGCCGGTATGAAGGAGCGCGCCAGCCTCGCCGGCGGCATGTGCACCGCGTCCGGCGACGGCTCGTCGTGGACCGTGACTGCCTGGCTTCCTGCTGCCGGCTCGTCCACGAAGGGAATCGACTGATGGCAGATCGAATCGAGGTGGCTCTGGTCGACGACCAGCAGCTGTTCCGAGCAGGTATTCGTATGCTCATCTCCTCGCAGCCGGACCTGGAGTTCGTCGGGGAAGCGGGCAACGGGCGAGAGGCCGTGGAGCTCGCCGCGTCGGCGAAGCCCGATGTGATGCTCATGGACGTCCGGATGCCGGTGCTCGACGGTATCGCCGCCACCGAGCAG
This genomic window contains:
- a CDS encoding sensor histidine kinase translates to MLRKRSISRQVLDATYAVVFVLLLLPSTLSGPYGSSGAGVLVGFGVALAIRRRSPRLSLALAWVLAVVQMVGGVLPLSADTAIFAILYCSAAYGDSVVRRFGLASAVGGGVIAALYLAYVDGNPFGPPTEEGYQEPRIAQFALLLAGLWAMLGLSWALGRLAYARRTAIESAHVRELAEVHQARAEHEVAIEQERNRIARDMHDIVAHSLAVVIAQADGARYVRAIDPAAVDTALTTISDTARDALTDVRVLLGQLRHSQGDLPNPTPDDLERLFDQVRATGLTIDSSIDTTSVSLGAGAHLALYRIAQESLTNALRHGDPDKPVSVTIESDSAGIELTVRNTVRSVRSASESGGHGIAGMKERASLAGGMCTASGDGSSWTVTAWLPAAGSSTKGID